A genomic region of Metopolophium dirhodum isolate CAU chromosome 1, ASM1992520v1, whole genome shotgun sequence contains the following coding sequences:
- the LOC132935252 gene encoding 1,4-alpha-glucan-branching enzyme produces the protein MGGKHSKMDPMDVEVPELQKQLDRDSYLKPYEREFKRRYACFLDYLERVKDESNLESFTTGYKTFGLHFNNDGSVYCLEWAPGAKQLYLTGDFNNWNRENYPYKKLEYGKWELTIPPNSDGTPVIKHLSEIKIVVESHHGERMDRISPWANYVVQPPREEGVTFKQKVWNPSDHVYQFKYPKVQKPSSLRIYECHVGIATSEYKVGTYQEFKNNMLDRILELGYNTIQIMAIMEHAYYASFGYQVTSFYAASSRFGTPEDLKELVDVAHSKGLYVMLDVVHSHASKNVLDGLNQFDSTDAGYFHSGPNGSHPLWDSRLFNYSEYEVLRFLLSNLRWYIEEYHFDGFRFDGVTSMLYHSRGAGQGFSGHYDEYFGLNVDSDALIYLMLANYMLHTFYPNCITIAEDVSGMPSSCRPVSEGGLGFDYRLGMAIPDMWIKLLKEVKDDDWNMGDIVHTLTNRRWMEKTVSYAESHDQALVGDKTVAFWLMDKEMYTHMAVSSEPSLIIDRGIALHKMIRLITNSLGGEAYLNFIGNEFGHPEWLDFPRDGNNSSYHYARRQWNLVDDESLKYKFLNNFDISMNHLENKYGWLNDNPGYVSLKHEDDKIIAFERGGLLFVFNFHPTKSFTEYKIGLNLSGSLKIVLNSDNSEYGGHSRIDNNITYPTINGDWSGRQNHIFLYLPTRTALVFSTSN, from the exons ATGGGTGGCAAACACTCTAAAATGGATCCCATGGACGTCGAAGTACCCGAACTCCAAAAACAGCTGGATCGCGATTCCTATTTAAAACCATACGAAAGGGAATTCAAGCGCAG gtatgcGTGCTTTTTGGATTATTTGGAAAGAGTAAAAGATGAGTCAAATTTAGAATCGTTTACAACGGGCTACAAAACGTTTGGTcttcattttaataatgatgGGTCTGTGTATTGCTTGGAATGGGCTCCTGGAGCTAAACAGCTCTATCTCACTGGTGATTTCA ataACTGGAACAGAGAAAATTATCCCTACAAAAAACTGGAATATGGAAAATGGGAATTAACTATACCACCAAACAGTGATGGAACACCAGTTATTAAACACTTATCAGAAATAAag attGTAGTTGAATCTCATCATGGTGAAAGAATGGATCGTATATCACCTTGGGCAAATTATGTAGTTCAACCACCTCGTGAAGAAGGAGTGACATTCAAACAAAAAGTTTGGAATCCATCAGATCAC gtatatcaatttaaatatcCTAAAGTACAAAAACCATCTAGTTTACGAATATATGAATGTCATGTTGGAATTGCCACATCAGAATACAAAGTTGGAACTTaccaagaatttaaaaataatatgttagatCGTATTCTGGAACTAG gatataatacaattcaaataatGGCCATTATGGAACATGCATACTATGCTTCTTTTGGATATCAAGTAACAAGTTTTTATGCAGCTTCAAG TCGCTTTGGAACACCAGAAGATCTTAAAGAATTAGTTGATGTTGCACATAGTAAAGGACTATATGTTATGTTAGATGTTGTACACTCCCATgcatcaaaaaatgtattagatggTTTGAATCAGTTTGATAGTACAGATGCTGGTTACTTTCATAGCGGACCTAATGGAAGTCATCCCCTTTGGGACAGCAGACTTTTCAATTATTCTGA gTATGAAGTGTTACGATTTTTACTATCAAATTTGCGATGGTATATTGAAGAATATCATTTTGATGGCTTCAG atttgatgGTGTCACATCTATGCTATACCATTCTCGAGGTGCTGGTCAAGGGTTCAGTGGACATTATGATGAATATTTTGGTCTTAATGTTGATTCTGATGCATTGATTTATTTGATGTTGGCAAACTACATGCTCCATACATTCTACCCCAATTGCATAACTATAGCTGAA GATGTGTCTGGAATGCCTTCATCATGTCGACCTGTAAGTGAAGGAGGACTTGGATTTGATTATCGTCTAGGAATGGCTATACCTGATATGTGGATAAAACTGCTGAAGGAGGTTAAAGACGATGATTGGAATATGGGAGATATTGTTCATACACTTACAAATCGAAGGTGGATGGAGAAAACAGTTTCCTACGCCGAATCCCATGACCAG GCTCTTGTTGGAGATAAAACCGTTGCATTTTGGTTAATGGATAAAGAAATGTATACACACATGGCTGTCTCAAGTGAGCCGTCTTTAATTATTGATCGTGGAATAGCATTACACAAAATGATTCGGCTGATCACCAATAGTCTTGGTGGTGaagcatatttaaattttattg GTAATGAATTTGGCCATCCTGAATGGTTAGACTTTCCTCGTGACGGCAATAATAGTTCATATCACTATGCCAGACGACAATGGAATTTAGTTGATGatgaatcattaaaatataagtttttaaacaattttgatataAGTATGAatcatttagaaaataaatatggatGGTTAAATGACAATCct GGGTACGTGAGTTTAAAGCATGaagatgataaaataattgcatttgAAAGAGGTGGCTTATTGTTTGTATTCAATTTCCATCCAACCAAGAGTTTTACAGAATACAAAATCGGTTTGAATTTGTCAGGCtcgttaaaaatagttttaaatagtgATAATTCAGAATATGGAGGACACAGTCgcattgataacaatattacatatcCAACTATCAATGGCGATTGGAGCGGTAgacaaaatcatattttc ctATATTTACCAACAAGAACTGCACTAGTTTTTTCTACATCAAACTAA